A window of Nitrososphaerota archaeon genomic DNA:
AGATTCCTGTTGTATGCAAAGACTCTCCAGGCTTTCTTGGGGTTAGGCTTCAAGCTGCATTAGTTTTAGAAGCTATCAGGATGCTTGAGGAAGGGTTAGCGACAGCTGAGGATATAGATATGGCTGTGAAGCTGACCTTGGGTCTTCGTCTGCCTATTCTGGGCCCGCTTGAGATTGTCGATCTAGGTGGTATGGATACTTTCCTTTATGCCTATAGCTACCTCTATAATACGCTTGGAGAGCGGTTTAAGCTGCCACAACTTTTAAAGCATAAGGTAGAGTCTAATGAACTTGGGATTAAAACAGGAAAAGGATTTTATACATACACTAATGAACAGATAGAAGCAATAGTAAGACGTAGAGACCAATGGCTTATAGAGCAGTTAAAGAAACTACAGTCCCAAAGGAAAGCTTTCCAGTAAAAGAATAAATAAGTCGAAAGCAAAGTTCAAGATGGTGATTCACGATGGCTTTTAATCAATTTGATTACGAATTCCTTGAGATGGTTAGAAAGCAAGAAATGCCTCCATTAATCATCACAGTCGCATTGACTGGTGGGGTTCAAGGTAAAGAAGTGAATCCGAATCTCCCGGAAACGCCTGAGGAACAGGCTCAGCAAGCATATGAAGCATATAAGGCCGGAGCGTCAATAGTTCATATACATGCAAGGGATCCAGAGAAAGGTTATGCAAGCCCATCGATCAACCCGGCTCATTACCGTGAGATAAATAGAAGGATACGTGAACTATGTCCGGACATCATTATTAATAATACGACTGGCGGTGGGCTTGGAACCTTAACTACTGAAGAAAGAATGAGATCGTTAGAAGCTGATCCTGAGATAGCGAGTCTTAACCTAGGTCCATTAGCGTGGAGAGCTCTGTTAAAGAAGAGAGAGCCTCCCTTATCAGGTAGACCCACTGATGTCCTTATGGATAGTATATGGCCGCCAACATTCTCTTGGGCTGAAACCGAGCTCTTTGCACAGCGGATGCGTGAAAAGAATATAAAACCTGAGCTTGAAGTCTACCACCAAGGTCAGTTCCAACTCGTTTATAACCTTATAAGGAAGGGTCTGATTGAAAAACCGTATCTCATACAATTCGTCATGGGAGCGCCTAGTGGCGTGTTACCAACGCCTAGCAACTTACTCTCGATGCTAGGACACGCTCCAGTAGGCTCTATCATAAGCGTAATAGGGATAGGCCCTTATCAACTACCTCTAACTACTATGGCAATAGCGATGGGATTGAATATTAGGGTTGGGCTTGAAGACAACATATACTATAAGAAAGGTGAGTTATGTAAAAGCAACGCTCAGCTTGTTGAGAGGGCTGTCCGAATAGCAAAAGAACTTAACCGCGATGTAGCAACTCCCATGCAAGCTAGGGAAATACTCGGTCTACCTAAAGAGCCAAAAAAGTATTAGCGACCCCAACAATATGATTTAAAACCTTATTAAGGAGACTAATTGTAACTTCAGGTGTAAGTTAGATGGAAGATATCGTAAAGTATTATCCAGAGTATTGGGCTGGTAAGAAATTAGCTTACCCCCACGTACCACCTGAACACCCTAAATTCTCTAGATCCGTCGTTGTAGGGAATCTGGTTTTTATATCTGGCTGCCAAGGTCAGAACGATGAAACTTTGGAAATCCCTACCACTTTCAAGGAGCAGATGATTAACGCATTAGACAAGATAAGAAAAGCTATGGAAGAAGTAGGCAGTTCTATGAACAACCTTATCAAAACAATCATACTACTTAAGAATCTTGAGGACTATCCGCTGATGAGAAGAACCGAGCTAGAGTATTATCAAAGATACGCCCCTTTCCTTGTAGAAAATCCGCCTGCAAGTACGGTTGCGGTTGTCGTGAGCTTAGCGAGACCCGAATTTTTAGTTGAGATAGATGCAGTAGGCTACATACCATAAAAAAGAAAAGAGGGGTTTAAGGCGGCATAGGGTACCAGAACTGAGCATTCGACATTTCCGGAGGCCAGACTATCTTAAATTCCCCATTCTGCCACTGCATCATAAACGCTGGGATGATGTATTGGTGGTAGTAGGGGTTATTGGGATCTGTTACAAATCTAATGCGCCCATTAACCGTCATTAGATCTGTTGTTTTGATCGCTTCGTGAATCTTCTTTGGATCGAGGCTACGTGCCCTCTTGATGGCATCTCCTAGAACCTGTGCGGCTGCGGCAGCATCACCTATGTGTTGACTCCAGAATTCGTTATATTGTTTCATATACGCGTCAGCAAGTTCTTGTCCTCCAGGGTAGAGCCAAGGAGCCCAGAAACCGAGGTGACACGTTCCATTACTTATTCTTGCGCCTACAGCTTCTACAAAGTCATGGGGCTCAAATGCTTTTGAGATCGCCAT
This region includes:
- a CDS encoding 3-keto-5-aminohexanoate cleavage protein; the encoded protein is MPPLIITVALTGGVQGKEVNPNLPETPEEQAQQAYEAYKAGASIVHIHARDPEKGYASPSINPAHYREINRRIRELCPDIIINNTTGGGLGTLTTEERMRSLEADPEIASLNLGPLAWRALLKKREPPLSGRPTDVLMDSIWPPTFSWAETELFAQRMREKNIKPELEVYHQGQFQLVYNLIRKGLIEKPYLIQFVMGAPSGVLPTPSNLLSMLGHAPVGSIISVIGIGPYQLPLTTMAIAMGLNIRVGLEDNIYYKKGELCKSNAQLVERAVRIAKELNRDVATPMQAREILGLPKEPKKY
- a CDS encoding RidA family protein: MEDIVKYYPEYWAGKKLAYPHVPPEHPKFSRSVVVGNLVFISGCQGQNDETLEIPTTFKEQMINALDKIRKAMEEVGSSMNNLIKTIILLKNLEDYPLMRRTELEYYQRYAPFLVENPPASTVAVVVSLARPEFLVEIDAVGYIP